CTCATCTGAAGTGTCGACCATTTTTTCAAGCTCATCATTTGCGAGAACTTTTTTGGGTAGATAAATTCCCGTGGACGCAATCTGCATTCCAGGTACTGCGTTTACTTTTTCCATGCTAATGAGAGACCTTTTTTGTTGTGTTCTTTAAATTGAGAAACTTGCTCTATAATTTGGTGGTTGATATTTTTTTCAATGGCCTGAGCTGCGACACGTATAGCGTTTTTCATAGCTAAGGGAGTAGAAGATCCGTGAGCAATGACGACGGTTCCATTTAGGCCTAGAAGCAAGCTTCCCCCATATTCCTCATAATTGGTTTTCTTCTTGATAGCGGCAAAGGCTTTTCGAGCAAGCCATGCGCCGAATAGTCGAGTAGGTGTACTGTTCAACTCGTGCTTGAGCCAGCTAAAAATAGAATGGGCGATGCTTTCGCTTGTTTTGAGAACGACATTTCCCGTGAAACCATCTGTAACGACGACTTCAACTGGGTTTTCGTAGAGGTCTCTTCCCTCAATGTTCCCAATAAAATTGACGGGAGCAGAACGTAACATTTTGAAAGCTTCTTTGGTGAGGTCATTACCCTTGGCATCTTCAGTTCCCACGGAGAGAAGTCCAACACGGGGCTTGGTAAAACCCAAAGTGCTCTTGGAGTAAATACTGCCCATGATGCCATAGATAGTCAGATGTTCAGCGCGCGCATCTACGTTTGCTCCCACATCCAAAAGGACAAAAACATTTGTTTCAGTAGGCATCAGAGCAGCAATGCCTGCTTTAGGTACTCCAGGAAGAGTTCTCAAGCGGAGCGAAGAACAAGCTGTCATAGCACCAGTATTTCCAGCTGATACAGCAGCAAGCGCCCGGCCTTCTTTAACTAATTCAATGGTGCGATTTATAGAGCTGTCCTTTTTCTTACGGACGGCAGCTACAGCGGGTTCGCACATTTCAATGACTTCTGAGCAGTGATTGATGCTGATGCGATCAGGTGTTTTACTTACGCCGAGCTTAGACAGCTCCATGCGGATGCGTGGCTCATCCCCTACAAGGATGAGTTCTTCAATTTGTGGAAATTCTGATAATGCGTCGATTGCGCCCGCAACTGGGTTTCCAGGCGCGAAGTCGCCACCCATAGCGTCAAGGGCAATTTTCATCTAGTGCAATCAGGCAATAGGGCTGAGCATTCTATAGGTATATATGGTTGCAAAGAATTAGCCTTCGGCAGTCACTGAGATAACTTGGCGTCCGCGGTACATACCTGTGGCAGGGTCTACTCGGTGTGAGAGATGTTTGGACTTGGTCTTGGTGTCAGTGCGTAACTGGATAGGATCTTTGCGGTGGGAAGCCACTCGTTTACGAATCTTGCTCTTTGAAGTTCTACTTTTTGGTACTGCCATAATACTCCTTTATATACTACGTACTTAATCGGTTTTTAAATTATCTAATTTGCCCCAGACATCTTTTTTTCTTAAATCTGAGAATTCGTCCTTTTGCTGAAGGTAACTTTTCCCAGATAGAGGACAACATTGCTGTGCATCCAGCTTACAGGCATAAACCATCGGCAAGCTGAGCAAGATATCTTCTCGGATATCACTCGTCAAGTCGATTGAGCTATCTCTGTGGCAGCGGTAGGATTGGCAAAATTCTCCTACGTCTACTTTCCAGGGGATAGGGTCGACACAGCGTGCGCAAGAAACTTCGAACTCTGTTTGTATTTTTCCTCGTATAAGGCATTCATCTTCAAGGATTTGTATCTCTAGCTGATAAGAAATGGTCTCCCATTTGATGAAATCCTTCAGGGGAAGATCATAAT
The nucleotide sequence above comes from Verrucomicrobiota bacterium. Encoded proteins:
- the plsX gene encoding phosphate acyltransferase PlsX, with translation MKIALDAMGGDFAPGNPVAGAIDALSEFPQIEELILVGDEPRIRMELSKLGVSKTPDRISINHCSEVIEMCEPAVAAVRKKKDSSINRTIELVKEGRALAAVSAGNTGAMTACSSLRLRTLPGVPKAGIAALMPTETNVFVLLDVGANVDARAEHLTIYGIMGSIYSKSTLGFTKPRVGLLSVGTEDAKGNDLTKEAFKMLRSAPVNFIGNIEGRDLYENPVEVVVTDGFTGNVVLKTSESIAHSIFSWLKHELNSTPTRLFGAWLARKAFAAIKKKTNYEEYGGSLLLGLNGTVVIAHGSSTPLAMKNAIRVAAQAIEKNINHQIIEQVSQFKEHNKKGLSLAWKK
- the rpmF gene encoding 50S ribosomal protein L32, coding for MAVPKSRTSKSKIRKRVASHRKDPIQLRTDTKTKSKHLSHRVDPATGMYRGRQVISVTAEG